In one Spirosoma rigui genomic region, the following are encoded:
- a CDS encoding NmrA family NAD(P)-binding protein gives MNIVVTGSLGHISQPLAIELLAKGHTVTVVSSKPDKQTAIDELGARAAIGSLEDVEFLAATFAGADAVYAMIPPNVTGSDVRAYYGRIGRHYAQAITQAGVRRVVYLSSYGADLDEGTGLILGAHDVEGILGQLSDVAVTYLRPTYFYYNLYAFVGMIKGTGSMAANYGGTDKLVMVAPVDIAAVAAEELTTPSHTGRTVRYIASDERTGTDIARVLGEAIGKPDLTWTVITDGQMQNGMEANGVPARLAADFVAMFASVRSGALSRDYYQNPPATLGRTKLDDFAKEFAAVYKS, from the coding sequence ATGAATATTGTTGTAACCGGTTCGCTAGGACACATCAGCCAGCCATTGGCTATTGAATTGTTGGCAAAGGGGCATACCGTCACGGTAGTCAGCAGCAAGCCCGACAAACAAACAGCCATTGACGAACTGGGAGCCAGGGCAGCCATCGGCTCGCTGGAAGACGTTGAGTTTCTAGCCGCTACCTTCGCCGGTGCCGACGCGGTCTATGCAATGATTCCCCCCAACGTTACCGGGTCTGATGTGCGCGCCTACTACGGCCGGATTGGCCGCCACTACGCCCAGGCCATCACGCAGGCCGGTGTCCGGCGGGTGGTTTACCTCAGCAGCTATGGGGCGGATCTGGACGAAGGTACCGGGCTCATCCTCGGCGCGCATGATGTAGAAGGTATCTTGGGTCAGCTTTCAGATGTGGCCGTTACGTATCTGCGCCCGACCTACTTCTATTACAATCTGTATGCGTTTGTCGGCATGATAAAAGGCACGGGCAGTATGGCGGCTAACTACGGAGGCACTGACAAACTGGTCATGGTGGCCCCGGTCGATATTGCCGCTGTCGCTGCGGAAGAACTTACAACGCCGTCGCATACCGGCCGTACCGTGCGCTACATCGCCAGTGACGAACGGACGGGAACCGATATTGCCCGTGTGCTTGGCGAAGCCATTGGTAAGCCGGATTTGACATGGACCGTCATTACCGACGGGCAGATGCAAAACGGTATGGAAGCCAATGGTGTACCGGCCCGGCTGGCTGCCGATTTTGTGGCTATGTTCGCCAGCGTTCGTAGCGGGGCTTTGTCGCGGGATTACTACCAGAATCCGCCGGCCACACTGGGTAGAACGAAACTGGACGACTTCGCGAAGGAGTTTGCGGCCGTCTACAAAAGCTGA
- a CDS encoding DUF1206 domain-containing protein, with translation MANLSSISSHIPSTQPQWVKRFAKLGLAAKGVVYCLVGILAFMAAFEIGGSSEQNVDKQGVFRFILDQPFGQILLALVGVGLVCYALWRLTQALLDNEHKGTDAKGIGRRIGYAFSGLVYGSLAYGCLRMVLGSRGNQGGGNSRQTLVREALQKPFGQWLVGGIGLCIIGIGLYQIYRALSGKYLKNIQTSSIKTELKAMIIRSGKIGYVARGIVWGLIGYLFIKAAREAKASEAGGSSTAFAFLEKASYGSYLLGAVALGLFCYGIFMFVRARYEVINTNS, from the coding sequence ATGGCAAATTTATCCAGCATCTCCTCCCACATACCCTCGACGCAGCCTCAATGGGTCAAGCGTTTTGCCAAGCTTGGCTTGGCAGCCAAAGGCGTGGTTTACTGCCTCGTTGGTATACTGGCGTTTATGGCCGCGTTTGAAATCGGCGGAAGTTCGGAGCAAAATGTCGACAAACAGGGCGTCTTTCGATTTATACTAGACCAACCGTTTGGGCAGATTTTGCTGGCGCTCGTAGGCGTAGGTCTGGTCTGTTACGCCCTCTGGCGGTTGACACAGGCTTTGCTCGATAACGAGCACAAAGGAACTGACGCCAAAGGCATCGGTCGCCGGATAGGTTATGCCTTTAGCGGGCTGGTCTATGGGTCACTTGCTTATGGTTGTCTGCGGATGGTACTGGGCAGTCGGGGTAATCAGGGCGGGGGGAATTCGCGTCAGACCCTCGTTCGGGAAGCCCTGCAGAAACCGTTTGGCCAGTGGCTCGTCGGCGGGATTGGCCTGTGTATTATTGGCATTGGGTTATACCAGATCTACCGGGCCCTGTCCGGTAAATACCTGAAAAATATTCAGACCTCTTCCATCAAAACGGAATTGAAGGCGATGATTATCCGGTCCGGAAAAATTGGTTATGTAGCGCGGGGAATCGTTTGGGGATTGATTGGATACTTGTTTATCAAAGCCGCTCGGGAGGCTAAGGCCAGCGAAGCCGGAGGTAGCAGCACTGCTTTTGCCTTTCTGGAGAAAGCCAGTTACGGCTCGTACCTGCTCGGGGCTGTAGCGTTGGGCTTATTTTGCTATGGTATATTCATGTTTGTCCGCGCTCGGTACGAAGTTATCAACACGAATAGCTAA
- a CDS encoding carboxylesterase/lipase family protein, whose product MKPSRRNFLQSLGVGVASLGAAEQSIAAVVKPPKAAKPAGDEQVLFVGDTIAIAKTEYGKVRGFILRGIHQFLGVPYGADTSGKNRFMPPQKPAAWTDIRPALWWGNSAPQIMEKRYANPYASFVDHWNYDDVSEDCLKLNVWTPAIDTQKRPVIVWLHGGGFVNGNAIEQDGYHGENISRLGNVVFCSINHRLGALGYTHLKAAGGHPASGNVGNLDMVAALEWVKNNIANFGGDPNNVTIIGQSGGGAKVTTLMNMPSAKGLFHKAVALSGSSLAGTNKEYAEKLGLKVMEEAGLKPGEVDKLQQIPWREYIDIANRAAEKMMDEAKRLGLQRGGYSPVADGATLNDGKFFANAGDFSATIPLMICSTFHEMNPDRTDASLETISLAEVKEKIKPRFGDKTSDIVDAYARNFPKARPIEIWALIVSNRKNVVATADAKVSQQKAPVYVAWFGWQPPLFDGRMRAFHCDDICFWFYNTDLMLTHTGGGKRPRALAEKMAGSFLNFVKTGNPNGGGLPNWKPYTTQNGETMILDDTSALANDPDREARKTLA is encoded by the coding sequence ATGAAACCGTCAAGACGTAATTTCTTACAGTCACTCGGCGTTGGCGTGGCCAGCCTGGGTGCGGCCGAGCAATCCATTGCGGCTGTTGTGAAGCCACCCAAAGCCGCCAAACCCGCCGGTGATGAGCAGGTGCTGTTCGTGGGCGATACCATAGCCATTGCAAAAACAGAATATGGCAAGGTGCGAGGGTTCATTCTGCGGGGTATTCACCAGTTCCTGGGCGTACCTTACGGGGCCGACACGTCGGGTAAGAACCGCTTCATGCCCCCCCAGAAACCAGCAGCCTGGACCGACATTCGGCCCGCCCTCTGGTGGGGGAATTCCGCGCCCCAGATCATGGAAAAACGGTATGCCAATCCCTACGCTTCGTTTGTGGACCACTGGAACTACGACGACGTATCGGAAGATTGTCTCAAACTAAATGTATGGACTCCGGCTATCGACACGCAGAAGCGGCCGGTCATCGTCTGGTTACACGGGGGTGGTTTTGTCAACGGGAACGCCATTGAGCAGGACGGCTATCATGGTGAGAACATCTCGCGCCTGGGCAACGTCGTGTTCTGTTCCATCAACCACCGGCTTGGTGCGTTAGGCTACACCCACCTGAAAGCGGCTGGCGGCCATCCTGCCTCCGGCAACGTGGGGAATCTGGACATGGTGGCGGCTCTCGAATGGGTAAAAAATAACATTGCCAATTTTGGTGGCGACCCCAACAACGTAACCATCATCGGGCAGTCGGGGGGCGGGGCCAAGGTAACTACGCTGATGAATATGCCATCGGCCAAAGGGCTGTTTCACAAAGCAGTGGCGTTGAGCGGTAGCTCACTGGCCGGTACCAACAAGGAATACGCCGAAAAGCTGGGGCTGAAAGTGATGGAAGAGGCTGGTTTAAAACCCGGCGAAGTCGACAAACTCCAGCAGATCCCCTGGCGCGAATACATCGATATAGCGAACCGGGCCGCCGAAAAAATGATGGATGAAGCCAAACGGTTGGGTCTTCAGCGCGGTGGCTACTCACCCGTGGCCGATGGCGCTACGCTCAACGACGGTAAGTTCTTCGCGAATGCCGGCGACTTTTCGGCTACCATTCCGCTGATGATCTGCTCGACTTTTCACGAGATGAACCCCGACCGGACCGACGCTTCCCTGGAGACTATTTCGCTGGCTGAAGTAAAGGAAAAGATCAAACCCCGTTTTGGCGACAAGACTAGTGACATCGTGGATGCCTATGCCCGGAACTTTCCGAAAGCACGTCCCATCGAAATCTGGGCGTTGATTGTATCCAACCGGAAGAATGTGGTAGCCACTGCCGACGCCAAAGTCTCGCAGCAGAAAGCGCCCGTTTACGTGGCCTGGTTTGGCTGGCAGCCCCCGCTTTTCGACGGTCGGATGCGGGCGTTCCACTGCGACGATATCTGTTTCTGGTTTTATAACACTGATCTCATGCTGACCCATACGGGGGGCGGCAAACGGCCCCGCGCTTTGGCGGAGAAAATGGCCGGTTCGTTCCTCAATTTTGTCAAGACCGGCAACCCCAACGGGGGCGGCTTGCCCAACTGGAAACCTTACACGACCCAGAACGGCGAAACCATGATTCTGGACGACACCTCCGCGCTGGCCAACGACCCCGACCGCGAAGCCCGCAAAACGCTGGCGTAA
- a CDS encoding tryptophan-rich sensory protein, with the protein MIWSLLVSILLFYGILIVVNIPASFIGLDFQAGEPPKLWYAPPGYVIPVVWFVLFALLGVARYTLIQAGFATYQWWLYGLAFLCATYAYYTLGLAKLTAISALWFGLIGNIVVILFAAFVVYKLLPVNKTAALLTVPVLIWTTFASLIVLGEMKLDKLL; encoded by the coding sequence ATGATCTGGTCATTACTGGTAAGTATCCTGCTGTTTTACGGAATACTCATTGTGGTGAATATTCCAGCCTCCTTTATCGGCCTCGATTTTCAGGCGGGTGAACCGCCAAAACTTTGGTATGCACCGCCAGGATACGTCATTCCCGTGGTTTGGTTCGTCCTGTTTGCGCTGCTTGGCGTAGCTCGGTATACGCTGATTCAAGCGGGTTTCGCTACGTATCAGTGGTGGTTGTACGGGCTGGCTTTTCTCTGCGCCACCTACGCGTACTATACACTCGGCTTGGCAAAATTGACTGCCATATCTGCGCTGTGGTTCGGGCTGATCGGGAATATTGTGGTTATTCTGTTTGCGGCCTTTGTCGTTTATAAGCTGTTGCCCGTCAATAAAACCGCTGCGCTGCTAACAGTGCCCGTCCTGATATGGACCACCTTCGCCAGCCTCATCGTGCTTGGGGAAATGAAGCTCGATAAGTTACTTTAG
- a CDS encoding helix-turn-helix domain-containing protein: MQRITQYEGLYGESSIETSGHQPSTEYLFSELLETRSPRFDWVIQPHIHARLFQVFLVETGQFEFQEATRQRSLAGPCLLLIPPTALHGFIYNADARGRILTLSDALVDSLFPNGSPLTAMLGTLQCITSFQEPYSAGRIGELIEAIDQELFDEQPAKRLMLHASLQQLFLVVYRLWQQNEQTGARTNTLSLQYFRKFQQRVRQVGTSHTIAQLADDLAITPVHLNRICQSVAGKSASQLVQEHILDEARKYLTYTTYSISEIAYLLHFEYPNYFARFFRKYAGVSPTEFRESQARY, from the coding sequence ATGCAGCGCATTACGCAGTACGAAGGTCTTTACGGTGAATCCAGCATTGAAACCTCGGGGCACCAGCCGAGTACCGAATACCTGTTTTCGGAGTTGCTGGAAACCCGTAGCCCGCGCTTCGACTGGGTCATTCAGCCGCACATTCACGCGCGGCTGTTTCAGGTGTTTCTGGTCGAGACCGGTCAGTTTGAGTTTCAGGAAGCTACCCGCCAACGATCGCTGGCGGGCCCGTGCCTGTTGCTGATCCCGCCCACCGCCCTGCACGGGTTTATCTACAATGCCGACGCGCGGGGCCGTATCCTGACCCTGTCCGATGCGCTGGTCGATTCCCTTTTTCCGAATGGGTCCCCGCTAACAGCCATGCTGGGTACGCTGCAGTGCATCACAAGCTTTCAGGAGCCCTACTCAGCCGGCCGGATCGGCGAACTAATCGAAGCGATCGACCAGGAACTGTTCGATGAACAGCCCGCAAAACGGCTGATGTTACACGCCAGCCTGCAACAGCTTTTTCTGGTCGTTTACCGGCTGTGGCAACAGAACGAACAGACGGGGGCACGAACAAATACCTTGTCGCTCCAGTATTTCCGGAAGTTTCAGCAACGGGTCCGGCAGGTTGGTACCAGCCATACCATTGCCCAACTGGCCGACGATCTGGCCATCACGCCTGTGCACCTGAACCGTATCTGCCAGTCGGTAGCCGGGAAGTCGGCCAGCCAGCTGGTACAGGAACATATCCTCGACGAAGCGCGCAAGTACCTGACCTATACCACGTACTCGATTTCTGAAATTGCCTACCTGCTTCACTTTGAATACCCGAACTATTTCGCCCGCTTTTTTCGAAAATACGCAGGGGTATCACCCACCGAGTTCCGGGAAAGCCAGGCCCGGTACTAG
- a CDS encoding alpha/beta hydrolase, with protein MSLSPYRFLAVLSLSGSLTFAQPPGGMNRGGPMPRANTSGINNKFLDIAYAQQSPAQKLDLYVPNEGSAPFPVIVSIHGGAFRMGDKGDFQANAALAGLKRGYAVVSINYRLSGEAIYPAQIQDVKAAIRWIRANASTYKLNPDKIATWGGSAGGHLAALAGTTGDITDFDDASLGNAGQSSRVQAVVDWFGPIQFDQMDPQFRASGKGKPDHSEAKSPESELIGRPIMQAPNLVKRASPATYISKADPPFFIEHGTNDPLVPTQQSINFAAALTAVLGRDKVTYIPLEGAGHGGPPFEAPENLEKVFAFLDKQLK; from the coding sequence ATGTCGCTATCGCCGTACAGGTTCCTCGCTGTCCTCTCGCTGAGTGGCAGCTTAACGTTCGCCCAGCCGCCGGGTGGTATGAACCGGGGTGGCCCCATGCCCAGGGCCAACACCAGCGGAATTAACAATAAATTTCTGGACATTGCTTATGCGCAGCAATCGCCCGCCCAGAAGCTGGACCTATACGTACCCAACGAAGGCAGCGCGCCCTTTCCGGTTATTGTCTCGATTCATGGTGGGGCCTTTAGAATGGGCGACAAAGGTGATTTTCAGGCTAACGCAGCCCTTGCCGGTCTAAAACGCGGCTATGCCGTCGTGAGCATCAACTACCGGCTGAGTGGCGAAGCTATTTATCCCGCCCAGATCCAGGACGTGAAAGCGGCCATCCGCTGGATTCGCGCCAATGCCAGCACCTACAAGCTGAATCCGGACAAAATTGCTACCTGGGGCGGCTCGGCCGGTGGTCATCTGGCGGCACTGGCCGGTACGACCGGCGACATCACTGACTTCGACGATGCCTCGCTCGGCAATGCCGGTCAATCGAGTCGGGTGCAGGCGGTAGTTGACTGGTTCGGCCCCATCCAGTTCGATCAGATGGACCCGCAGTTCAGGGCTAGCGGGAAAGGAAAGCCCGATCACAGCGAAGCCAAATCACCCGAATCCGAATTAATTGGCAGGCCCATCATGCAGGCCCCTAACCTGGTTAAACGCGCCAGCCCGGCAACTTATATCAGCAAAGCCGATCCGCCTTTCTTCATCGAGCATGGTACCAACGACCCGCTCGTACCCACCCAGCAATCCATCAACTTTGCAGCAGCCCTCACGGCCGTGCTGGGCAGGGATAAGGTAACTTACATACCCCTCGAGGGCGCCGGTCATGGCGGTCCGCCGTTCGAAGCGCCGGAGAATCTGGAGAAGGTCTTCGCCTTTCTGGATAAACAGCTGAAGTAA
- a CDS encoding MFS transporter, which translates to MITTLPTAVPTHLSGLRLSTILICFLMNMLDGMDVMVISYTAPAIASEWAEAGLPVAPTELGLVFSVGLLGMAIGAMFLAAQADVFGRRRIILLSAALMGICVLSTVYVPSVPLLMLVRFISGLGIGSMLASTATLTAEYAPNRTKDFWVSFVMAGYPIGAVLSGMAAARIIPDYGWRAMFVTAGLTTLLTLPIIYFFLSESLDFLVKARPNGALEKTNALLRKMGEQPLTDLPPLSVTVAKASVAELFTPNRKSATLLLWTCLFLSFATLYFLTMWIPKLAASTGMSMNLAIYAGTVFNLGAFFGIVSQGYMSARLGLQRVICGFLIGTAGLMVLFGFVSGSVWLLVLFGLIGFGIQGGFVGMYSLAAKLYPTHVRATGVGWAVGAGRIGAVVGPIVGGLLIGIGWSLSANFIAFAIPALLAGLITVLTHVPDPS; encoded by the coding sequence ATGATCACGACGCTCCCCACTGCCGTACCCACCCACCTGTCGGGCCTGCGCCTGTCTACTATCCTCATCTGCTTTCTAATGAACATGCTCGACGGCATGGATGTGATGGTCATTTCGTACACCGCCCCCGCCATAGCCAGCGAGTGGGCCGAAGCCGGCCTGCCGGTTGCACCCACTGAACTCGGTCTGGTGTTCAGCGTAGGATTGCTTGGCATGGCAATCGGGGCCATGTTTCTGGCAGCCCAGGCCGATGTGTTTGGCCGTCGACGCATTATCCTGCTGTCGGCCGCGCTGATGGGCATCTGTGTACTATCGACGGTTTACGTACCCTCGGTACCATTGCTGATGCTGGTCCGGTTCATCAGTGGGCTGGGCATTGGCAGTATGCTGGCCAGTACCGCCACGCTGACGGCCGAATACGCCCCCAACCGTACCAAAGATTTCTGGGTAAGTTTTGTCATGGCGGGCTATCCCATTGGTGCCGTACTGTCGGGGATGGCGGCCGCCCGGATCATTCCTGACTACGGCTGGCGGGCCATGTTCGTGACGGCGGGCCTGACCACATTGCTCACGCTGCCCATCATCTATTTTTTCCTGTCTGAATCGCTCGATTTTCTGGTAAAGGCCCGGCCCAACGGCGCGCTGGAAAAGACAAACGCGCTGCTGCGGAAAATGGGCGAACAGCCACTGACCGATCTCCCGCCACTATCCGTAACCGTAGCGAAAGCATCGGTCGCGGAGCTGTTTACCCCCAACCGAAAGTCGGCTACGCTACTCCTCTGGACTTGTTTGTTCCTATCTTTTGCAACGCTCTATTTCCTGACTATGTGGATTCCCAAGCTGGCAGCCAGCACGGGGATGTCCATGAACCTGGCCATCTACGCCGGTACGGTCTTTAACCTCGGCGCTTTTTTCGGTATTGTCAGCCAGGGTTATATGTCGGCACGGCTGGGTTTGCAGCGCGTCATCTGCGGCTTTCTGATCGGTACCGCCGGGCTCATGGTCTTGTTCGGCTTTGTGAGCGGTTCCGTCTGGTTGCTCGTGCTGTTCGGACTGATTGGTTTCGGCATCCAGGGGGGCTTTGTGGGTATGTACTCGCTGGCGGCCAAACTTTACCCAACCCACGTTCGGGCAACGGGTGTAGGCTGGGCCGTGGGCGCGGGCCGCATCGGTGCCGTCGTGGGGCCAATCGTGGGCGGTCTGCTGATCGGCATCGGCTGGAGCCTGTCGGCCAATTTTATAGCGTTTGCCATCCCTGCCCTGCTGGCCGGGTTAATTACCGTACTTACTCACGTACCTGACCCCTCATGA
- a CDS encoding VOC family protein, with amino-acid sequence MNEPIWDLAHLGHVEMLTPKLDQSARFFTDIMGMSVTATAGDSLYLRAYDDYEHHTLKLTASSQPGMRHFAWRTRSAQALERRVAALQQTPYAIGWNEGDLGHGPAFEFRSPDGHLTELYFDTEKYQCGPADQSALKNTASRFPGRGINVRRIDHLNLFAADVRAFRDFQLDTLGGIMTESIVDDLKTMNPRAVWFMVNSKSYDLAVTVDYLGLQGRFHHVTYAVNSREEVLIAADICLENGIKIETGPHKHTIQQTFFLYVYEPGGNRVEIANTTARLITDPDYKTVFWTLEERKKGQAWGLPTIPSFHTQGTPMPHV; translated from the coding sequence ATGAACGAACCGATCTGGGACCTGGCTCATTTGGGCCACGTTGAAATGCTCACGCCCAAACTCGACCAGAGCGCCCGTTTTTTTACCGACATCATGGGTATGTCCGTCACGGCTACCGCCGGTGATTCCCTCTACCTGCGGGCTTACGACGACTATGAACACCATACGCTGAAACTGACGGCCAGCTCCCAACCCGGTATGCGCCATTTTGCCTGGCGTACCCGTAGTGCGCAGGCGTTAGAGCGCCGGGTAGCCGCCCTCCAGCAAACACCCTATGCCATTGGCTGGAACGAGGGCGACCTGGGCCATGGCCCCGCTTTCGAGTTCCGCTCGCCCGACGGCCACCTGACGGAGCTTTACTTTGATACCGAAAAGTACCAGTGCGGACCGGCAGACCAATCGGCGCTGAAGAATACGGCGAGCCGCTTTCCGGGTCGGGGGATCAACGTCCGGCGCATCGACCACCTCAACCTGTTTGCCGCCGATGTGCGGGCATTCCGCGATTTTCAGCTCGATACGCTGGGGGGTATCATGACCGAAAGTATTGTGGACGACCTGAAAACCATGAACCCACGGGCCGTCTGGTTTATGGTCAACTCGAAGTCGTATGACCTGGCCGTTACCGTCGACTACCTGGGTTTGCAGGGACGGTTTCACCATGTCACTTACGCCGTCAACAGCCGCGAAGAAGTGCTGATTGCCGCCGATATCTGCCTCGAAAACGGGATTAAAATCGAGACGGGCCCGCACAAGCACACCATCCAGCAAACCTTCTTTCTGTACGTCTACGAGCCCGGCGGCAACCGCGTCGAAATTGCCAATACCACCGCCCGGCTCATTACTGACCCCGATTATAAAACCGTTTTCTGGACCCTGGAAGAGCGCAAAAAAGGACAGGCCTGGGGACTGCCCACGATACCCAGTTTTCACACACAAGGTACACCGATGCCCCACGTGTAG
- a CDS encoding PIG-L deacetylase family protein encodes MKKLLIIGAHSGDFVWRAAGTIAKALEEGAQTLVVALSYGERGESGELWKEDPTRTVDSVKVIRHEQAQRAADILGTPIQFLDWGDYPMILTDQRVEQLTNLIGDFEPTVILTHSEKDPFNPDHPLAFQAVQRARLLSSGAGVPSAFKNIDPPVWYSFEPHQPELCGFVPDTFIDITSVMEKKRAAMACMGAQTYLRGYYAELASRRANHARRISGQKHIQFAEAHQSQVPRVSGSIF; translated from the coding sequence ATGAAAAAACTCCTCATTATTGGTGCTCACTCAGGCGACTTCGTCTGGCGGGCGGCTGGCACAATTGCCAAGGCGCTGGAAGAAGGAGCCCAAACCCTGGTTGTCGCCCTGTCGTACGGGGAACGGGGCGAGTCGGGCGAACTCTGGAAAGAAGACCCGACGCGAACCGTCGACAGTGTCAAAGTAATTCGGCACGAGCAGGCGCAGCGGGCCGCCGACATCCTTGGCACACCCATTCAGTTTCTGGACTGGGGCGACTATCCCATGATCCTGACCGATCAGCGGGTGGAGCAGTTGACCAATCTCATCGGCGATTTTGAGCCGACCGTTATCCTGACCCATAGCGAAAAAGACCCCTTTAATCCCGACCACCCGCTGGCGTTTCAAGCCGTGCAACGGGCGCGGCTGCTGTCGTCGGGCGCGGGAGTTCCGAGTGCCTTCAAAAATATAGACCCGCCGGTCTGGTACTCGTTTGAACCGCACCAGCCCGAACTGTGCGGGTTCGTCCCCGATACGTTCATCGATATTACGTCGGTGATGGAAAAGAAACGGGCCGCTATGGCCTGTATGGGCGCGCAAACGTACCTGCGCGGCTACTACGCCGAGCTGGCCTCCCGACGGGCTAATCACGCCCGCCGGATTTCGGGGCAGAAACATATTCAGTTTGCCGAAGCCCACCAGAGCCAGGTGCCGAGGGTGTCGGGGAGCATTTTTTAA
- a CDS encoding 4-carboxy-4-hydroxy-2-oxoadipate aldolase/oxaloacetate decarboxylase, whose product MNHSSLAKFSAATLHEALGKVGNLPSAIKPIAPGMKVCGPAYTVQTIPGDNKILHRAYAYAQPGDVLVVHCSDYYEAGYWGDLMSLGAKTKGIAGLVIDACVRDADDIEAMNFPVFSRGLCLNGTSSMEGGTLNAPILIGGVVIHPGDIIVGDRDGVVVVPRDRMQEAFDKATARETREESIREQLRQGKTSIQIYGWE is encoded by the coding sequence ATGAACCACTCTTCACTCGCTAAATTCTCGGCGGCTACGTTACACGAGGCCCTGGGAAAAGTGGGCAACTTACCCTCGGCCATCAAACCAATTGCGCCCGGCATGAAGGTTTGCGGACCAGCCTATACCGTGCAGACGATCCCCGGCGACAACAAAATTCTGCACCGGGCTTACGCCTATGCGCAACCGGGCGACGTACTCGTGGTCCACTGCTCCGACTACTACGAAGCGGGCTACTGGGGTGATCTGATGAGTTTGGGTGCAAAGACGAAGGGCATTGCCGGCCTGGTCATCGATGCCTGCGTCCGGGATGCGGACGACATCGAAGCCATGAACTTTCCGGTGTTCAGCCGGGGCCTGTGCCTCAACGGTACATCGAGTATGGAAGGCGGCACGTTGAACGCACCCATCCTTATCGGTGGCGTTGTCATTCACCCCGGTGATATCATCGTCGGTGACCGCGATGGCGTAGTCGTGGTACCCCGCGACCGTATGCAGGAAGCCTTCGACAAGGCAACCGCCCGCGAAACGCGTGAGGAATCAATCCGAGAACAGCTCCGGCAGGGTAAAACATCCATCCAGATTTACGGGTGGGAATAG
- a CDS encoding NAD(P)-dependent oxidoreductase encodes MTVAILGLGEAGSRFANDLISLGVTVVGYDPARTGSTARRDLSPAVTLVGSNAEAARDADIILSVNLSAVAEQVAAEVVPVLRPEQLYAEMNTASPDTKRRVERIISPSGALVVDVAIMAPVPPKGILTPFLVSGPGAERFAGQLLPLGLNISGLSNQTGEAATRKLLRSIVYKGIAAVIGEAVEAGRSFGLEPYIREQILSVVGGNDALIDRFLEGSKTHALRRSHELEAVVDMLCTQHVDPVMSRATLTSLKNLIDPAQQ; translated from the coding sequence ATGACTGTAGCCATACTTGGTCTGGGCGAAGCGGGGAGTCGTTTCGCCAATGACCTGATCAGCCTGGGCGTAACCGTCGTTGGGTATGATCCGGCCCGGACGGGTTCCACTGCCAGACGGGACCTGTCGCCGGCGGTGACGCTGGTCGGCAGTAATGCCGAAGCAGCCCGTGATGCCGATATCATCCTGAGCGTCAACCTGTCGGCGGTGGCCGAACAGGTCGCAGCCGAGGTAGTACCGGTGTTGCGGCCGGAGCAATTGTACGCCGAGATGAACACCGCGTCGCCCGACACCAAACGCCGGGTCGAGCGCATCATCAGCCCCTCCGGCGCCCTGGTTGTCGACGTAGCAATTATGGCTCCCGTGCCACCCAAAGGCATTTTAACGCCGTTTCTGGTGTCGGGTCCCGGGGCCGAGCGGTTTGCCGGGCAGCTATTACCATTAGGATTAAATATCAGCGGGCTGAGCAATCAGACGGGCGAGGCCGCTACGCGCAAGCTGCTTCGGTCCATCGTATACAAAGGCATTGCCGCCGTGATTGGCGAGGCCGTTGAGGCCGGACGGTCGTTCGGGCTGGAACCCTATATCCGGGAGCAGATCCTGTCGGTCGTTGGTGGTAATGACGCTTTAATCGACCGGTTTCTGGAGGGGAGCAAGACCCACGCGCTGCGCCGTAGCCATGAACTCGAAGCGGTAGTCGACATGCTTTGCACGCAGCACGTTGACCCGGTGATGTCACGGGCTACCCTGACCAGCCTGAAAAATTTAATCGACCCCGCCCAGCAATAA